One Burkholderia gladioli genomic window, CCGCGCGAGCGCTACGCCAAGGGCAATTACTACTCGCTGGCGGGGCGCGCGCCGTTCTCGCGGCTGATCTACCCGGTGCCGGAGCCCGGCGGGCTCGGCGTGCACCTGACGCTGGACCTGGCGAACCAGGCGCGTTTCGGCCCCGACGTGGAATGGGTCGACAGCATCGACTACCGCGTCGATCCGGCCCGCGCCGAGCGCTTCTACGCGGCGATCCGGCGCTACTGGCCGGCGCTGCCCGACCAGGCCCTGCAACCTGCCTACTCGGGCATCCGCCCCAAGCTCGACACGCCCGATGCCGACTTCGTGATCCAGGGCGCTGGCGTGCACGGCGTGGCGGGGCTGGTGAACCTGTACGGCATCGAATCGCCGGGGCTGACCGCCTCGCTGGCGATCGCCGACGAGGTGCTGGCACGCCTGGACGAGGCGGCCGGCTGAGCGCGACGAGCCCGGCGTCGCCACGCGGGCTGCCCGTCCCCGACTCGGCGGGCGCCCCTCAAGCTTCCTCGTTTGAACCCGTCGCGGCCCGGCGCCGGCGCGCCGATCTGGCGGGCGCCGGCGCGGCCAGCGCCGCCGCCTGCGCGACGTCGACGGGGATGAAGGGCGCCTGGAAGTGGTCGACCAGGAAGTCGATGAAGGCGCGCGAGCGCGCGCTCTGCTTGCGCTGCCCGGGATAGTAGACATAGAGGTCGGCCGAGGGCAGCACCACCTCGGGGAGCACCAGCCTGAGGCGCCCGCTCTGCAGGTACTTGGCGAGATCCCATTCGGAGCGGATCAGGATGCCGTGGCCGTCGAGCGCCCAGCGCAGCACGATGTCGCCGTCGTTGCTCGACAGCGAGCCGTTCACCTTCAGCGCCTCCAGGTGGTCGTCCTGGATGAAGTTCCAGACGCCATGAGCATCGTCGTTCTGGCTGTGGATGATGCAGCGATGCGCGACCAGGTCCTCCTTGCGCAGCGGCGTGCCGGCGCGCTCCAGGTACTTCGGCGAGGCGCACAGGAAGCGCCGGTTGCTCATCAGGCGGCGCGCGCGCAGCCGGCCGTCGGGCAACTCGCCGAAGCGGATCGCCATGTCGAAACCGCCCTCGACCAGGTCGACCGGCTTGTCGGTCACCACGAACTGCACGTCCACGTGCGGGTAGCGCTTGGCGAACTCGGAAACCAGCGGCGCGATGGTGGTGCGACCGAAACCCAGGGTGGCGTTCACGCGCAGGCGCCCATGCGGATCGGCCGGCGTGCCGGCGATCGCATCCTCCATCTCGCGCACCTGCTCCAGGATGCGCGCCGCGTAGCGCGCGTAGGTCTCGCCCTCGGGCGTGAGGCTGATGCTGCGCGTGGTGCGGTTCACCAGGCGCGCGCCCAGGCGCGCCTCCAGGATGCCGAGCCGCTTGGTGGCCGCCGGCGGCGTGAGCCCCATCGAGCGCGCCGCGCCCGACAGGCTCCCGAGCTTGGCCAGCTGGACGAAGAACGCGAAGTCGGAGGTGATGTCGGTTTTCACTTCTGGTGAAAGATGAAATGAATTTCGGTGAATTCTAGCGCCGCGCGACGCGACTAAGCTAGACCCCGTTGCCGCATGGTTTGCGTGCCGGAACAACGAGAATCCGTGTCACCAGGAGACACCCGCATGAGAATCGTAGAAATCCGCGAAAAGACCGTCCCGATCAGCTCGCCCATCCGCAATGCCTACATCGATTTCAGCAAGATGACGCTGAGCCTGGTGGCGGTGATCACCGACGTGATCCGCGACGGCAAGCCGGTGGTCGGCTACGGCTTCAATTCGAACGGCCGCTACGGCCAGGGCACGCTGATGCGCGAGCGCTTCATCCCGCGCCTGCTCGAAGCCGATCCGGCCTCGCTGGTGGACGACGCCGGCACCAATCTCGATCCGCACAGGATCTGGGCCACGCTGTTCCAGAACGAGAAGCCGGGCGGCCATGGCGAGCGCTCGGTGGCGATCGGCACCATCGACATGGCCGTGTGGGACGCGGTGGCGAAGATCGAGGGCAAGCCGCTGTTCCAGTTGCTGGCCGATCGCTACGGCGACGGCCAGCCCGATCGCAAGATCTTCGTCTACGCGGCGGGCGGGTATTACTACCCGGGCCAGGACCACGGCAAGCTCAAGGACGAGATGCGCAGCTATCTCGACCGCGGCTACACGGTGGTCAAGAAGAAGATCGGCGGCGCCTCGCTCGACGAGGACCTGCGCCGCATCGACTCGATCCTCAGCGTGCTCGGCGACGGCCAGAAGCTGGCGGTGGACGCCAACGGCCGCTTCGATCTCGACACCGCGGTGCAGTACGCCAAGGCGCTCTCGCAATACGACCTGTTCTGGTACGAGGAGCCGGGCGACCCGCTCGACTTCGAGCTGCAGGCCACGCTGCGCAACTACTACGCGAACCCGATGGCCACCGGCGAGGACCTGTTCTCGATGCAGGACGCGCGCAACCTGATCCGCTACGGCGGCATGCGCGCCGACCGCGACTGGCTGCAATTCGACTGCGCGCTCAGCTACGGCCTGGTGGAGTACCTGCGCACGCTGGAGATGCTGCGCGAGCACGGCTGGTCGGCCAGGCGCTGCATCCCGCACGGCGGCCACCAGATGTCGCTGAACATCGCGGCGGGGCTCGGGCTGGGCGGCAACGAATCCTATCCGGACCTGTTCCAGCCTTACGGCGGCTTCCCCGACGGCGTGAAGGTCGACAACGGCTACATCACCATGCCGGAGCTGCCGGGCATCGGCTTCGAGGGCAAGTCGGACCTGATCGTCGAGATGCGCAAGCTGTCGGACTGAGCGCGGCAGGCAGTCCCTCGCGGGGCCGCGTCCGACGGCGCGGCCCCGCCGTTTCACGCCAAGAACAAGAAAGACTGGCGGATTCGCGTGCAGGGCCGCGACGAGACAGGCGCGGGAGGCGCGCGTTCCGGTTCCCATCGGAAGACGGCATGCACAGGAGACAGACATGCTGGTATCGCGCATCCGGAAATCGCTTTCGCGCCTCTACGTGCAGGTGCTGATCGGTATCCTCGCCGGCGTCGTGGTCGGCCACTTCCTTCCCGATCTCGGCTCGCAGTTGAAGCCGCTCGGCGACCTCTTCATCAAGCTGATCCGCATGGCGCTCGCGCCGATCATCTTCGCCTCGGTGGTGGTCGGCATCGCGCGCATGAACGACCTGCACGAGGCGGGCCGCGTCGGCGTCAAGGCGCTGCTGTATTTCGAAGTGGCCTCGACGCTCGCGCTGCTGATCGGCCTGGTGATCGTCAACCTGGTGCGGCCCGGCAGCGGCATGAACATCGACCCGGCCACGCTCGACAGCGCCTCGATCGCCACCTACACGCACGCGGCCCAGCAGCACGGCATGCTCGAGTTCTTCATGAGCATCGTGCCGGGCAGCATCGTCGGCGCCTTCGCCAAGGGCGAGATCCTGCCGATCATCTTCTTCTCGGTGATCTTCGCGATCGCGCTGGCCAAGCTCGGGCCGCGCACCGCGCCGCTGGTCGACATGCTCGACATGTTCCTGCAGGGCATGTTCGGGGTGGTGCGCATCGTCATGTACGTGGCGCCGATCGGCGCCTTCGGCGGCATGGCCTTCACCATCGGCAAGTACGGCATCGGCACGCTGGCCTCGTTCGGCCAGCTGATGCTGTGCCTCTACCTGAGCTCGGTGCTGTTCGTGGCGCTCGGGCTCGGGCTGGCGATGCGCCTGTGCGGACTGTCGCTGTGGAAATACCTCCGCTACATCAAGGACGAGATCCTGATCACGCTCGGCACCGCCTCGACCGAGGCGGTGCTGCCGCAGATGCTGCTGAAGATGGAGCGCATGGGCTGCTCGCGGCCGGTGGTCGGCATGGTGCTGCCGACCGGCTATACCTTCAACGCCGACGGCACGGCGATCTACCTGACGATGGCGGCGCTGTTCATCGCGCAGGCCATGAACATCCACCTGTCGATCTGGGATCAACTGCTGGTGCTGGGCGTGCTGCTGCTGACCTCGAAGGGCTCGGCCGGCGTGGCCGGCGCCGGTTTCGTCGCGCTGGCCGCGACCCTGGCGACGATGCGGCAGATTCCCGTCTCCGGGCTGGTGCTGCTGCTCGGCGTCGATCGTTTCCTCAACGAGGCGCGCGCGGTCACCAACCTGATCGGCAACGGCGTGGCGACGGTGGTGGTGGCGCGCTGGGAAGGCGCGCTCGACATGGACCGGGCGCGCGCGGTGCTCGATCGCACGCATCACGAGGAGCCGGCGCTGGAGGCGCCGCACGATGCACCGCCGGCCGATGCGCACGCGGGCGCGGGCTTGCCGTTGTCGGGGCCGGGCTTGGGTTGAGGTGGTTCGCGGGGCTTGTCCGTCGAGCGATCGAGATAGTGGTGACGGGCGGCGAGGCGCGGCTCGGCGATGTGATTCGCTGATCGGAGCGGGGCTGCCGGGCCGGGGCTCGATCCGGCTCAGTCCGGCATCAGCCGCCGGCATTCGGCGAGCACGCGCTGGCGCAGCCAGCGATGCACGGGATCGGCCTCGAGACGCGGGTGCCACATCTGCGAGACGGTGATCCGCGCGGTCGCGACCGGCAGCTCGAACACGTGCAGGCCGTCTTCGGCCGCGGCGCCGCGATGAACCAAAAAGGAGGCCGGCACCAGCGCCACCAGGTCGGTGCCGCGTGCGATCGCCAGCGCGGCCGGGAAGCCCGGCACCACCGCCACGATCGTGCGTTGCAGGCCGAGCCCGGCCAGCGCGTGGTCGACGGGGCCGCGCGGGTCCTCGTGACGCGAGGCGACCACATGCCCGAAGCCGGCATAAGCCTCGGCGCTGACCACGTCCTCGCGAGCCAGCGCATGCCCCTGCCTGACCACGCCCACGAATCGATCGCGGAACAGCGCCTGCAGGCGTACTTCCGGCCCCATCTCGCCGAGCACGCCGATCTCGAGTTCGGCCGAGCCGTCGCGCAGCGCCGCGGCGCTCTTCGACGGCTTGGCGGTGAAGCGCAGTCGCAGATGCGGCGCCTCGGCCGCGGCGGCCGCGACCAGGGCCGCGCCGAAGGCCTCGACGAAACCCTCGTTGCTGCGGATCGTCAGGGTGCGGCGCAGCGAGGCCAGGTCCAGGTCGGCGCCGGCGGGGCGCAGCACGGCCAGGGCTTCGTGCAGGGTGTCGCGGGTGCGTGAGCGGATCGCCTCGGCATGCGGGGTGAGCAGCATCTGGCGCCCGGCGCGCACCAGCAGCGGGTCGCCGGTGGCCTCGCGCAGCCGCGTCAGCGTGCGGCTCATCGCCGAGGCGCTCAGGCCGAGCCGTCGCGCGGCGCCGGCCACGCTGGCTTCGGCCAGCAGGGCGTCGAGCGCGACGAGGAGATTGAGGTCGGAATCGGCCATGCGCGGATCCTAGCATGGGCATTCCGACATGGCGTCCGCTGCAACCCATCCCTGCACGCCGCGCGCCTTCCGCCCGGCGGCGCCGCTCGCTACATTGCCTGCATCGGTCGACGATGGCGTCGGCCGGCTTGCCAGGACATCGCACATGACAGATTCCCATTCCCAAGCGACCGCGCTGATCGTCGGGGCCTCGCGCGGCCTCGGTTTCGCCCTGGTCGACCAATACCTGCAACGCGGCTGGCGCGTGATCGCCACCGGCCGCGCCAGCTCGCTGGGCGCGCTGCGCCAGCGTGCCGAGCGCGCCGGCGGCCTGCTCGAGGTCGAGACCGTCGACATCACCGTGCCCGAGCAGGTCGAGGCCTTGCGTCGGCGGCTCGCCGGGCGCCGCCTGGAGCTGCTGTTCGTTAACGCGGGCGTGAAGAACGACGACGGCGAGACGATCGCCGATGTCTCCACCGAGGAGTTCGTGCGCGTGATGGTGACCAACGCGCTGAGCCCGATGCGCGTGATCGAGCGTTTCGAATCCCTGGTGACGGCCGCGGGCACGATCGGCCTGATGTCATCGGGGCAGGGCAGCGTGGCCAACAACGAGAACGGCAACTACGAGGTCTACCGCGCCAGCAAGGCCGCGCTGAACATGCTGATGCGCAGCTTCGCGGCGCGCCATGCCGGCGATCCGCGCACGCTGCTGCTGATGGCGCCGGGCTGGGTGCGCACCGACATGGGCGGCCCGCAGGCGCGCCTGGGCATCGACGAGAGCATCCCGAGGCTGGTCGACACGATCGCGGCGAACGCCGGGCGCCCGGGCCTGCAATACCTCGACTACCAGGGGCGCGTGGTGCCGTGGTGAGCGATGCCGCGATGGCCGGCGCGCCGCGTTCGACAACGGCTCGCCGATGACCGACAATCGTGCCACCCAATTTTCTCGTCCCGGAGCGTCGCCATCATGCTGGAGTTGGTACCCATGTCGGACCACGAGTTCGCCGAATTCGAGGCCGATACGGTGGCGAGCTACGCCGCGGCCCTCGTCGCGGCCGGCGACGCCGACTCGGCGGCCGAGTTCGCGGCAAGCCATTTCGCGCGGCTCCTGCCGCTGGGCCGCGCCACGCCCGGGCATCAATTCTTCAGGCTCCACGACGCCGCGCGCGAGATGGCGGTCGGCCGGCTCTGGCTTGGCGAGACGAGCTCGGCGCGCGGCCGCCGCGCCTTTCTCTACGATCTGCTGATCGAGCCCGGGCAGCGCGGGCAGGGGCTCGGCGCCGCGGCCCTGCAAGCGGCCGAGGATTGGGCGCGAGCCCGTGGCCTCGCGCATCTCGATCTCAACGTGTTCGAGCACAACGTGGCGGCCCGGCGCCTCTATGATCGCAGCGGCTACCGCCAGCTCGGCAAGTGTTTGAGCAAGGCCCTGGGCGGCGACGATCCGGCCTGAACGCCGCGCGGCGATGACATGCGATGTAATTGGCGCGTCGCGCGGGCGCGCTTAGTCTGGCCGGGTCGCGCTGCCATTCCGGCGGCGCGCGTCGACCCGGAGCCATCATGTCGCTTTATCCCGTCCATACGATCGAATCCGCCCCCGCGCAATCGCAGCCGGTGCTGCGCCAGTTGCAGCAGGCCTTCGGCCTGATCCCGAACGTGGCCGCCACCATGGCGGCCTCGCCGGTGCTGATCCGCGGCTTCATCGGCCTGTTCGAGCAGGTGCATGCGAGCAGCCTCACCGAGCCGCAGATCCAGGTGCTGCTGCTGACCAACGCGGTGGTCAATGCCAGCGCGTGGCCGGTGGCCTTCCATACCGTGCTGGCCTTGCAGCAGGGCGTGCCGCCCGCCGACGTCGAGGCGATCCGGCGCGGCGAGCTGCCCGAGGATCCGCAACTGGCCGCGCTCTCGGCGCTGGCGCGCAAGCTGATCGAGCAGCGCGGCCGTCTGCCCGAGGCGGATCGCGAGGCCTTCCTCGCGGCCGGCTTCAGCGCGCCGCAGGTGCTGGAGGTGGTCGCCGTGGTGGCGGCCTCGACCATCACCAACTACAGTTGCGGCGTGACGCGGCCCCCGCTCGAGGCACAATTCGAGGCTTACGCCTGGCAGGCACCGGCTGTTTGAGCGGGTTGGCCGCTCGTGCCGCCGCGTGTCACGCCATGCAAGGAGATCCGATGGGCGCCGACCGTTCCGATACTAAAGCCGCGGCCAGCGAGCTGGGCGAGCTGCTGCGCTACTGGCGCGGTGTGCGCGGCGCGAGCCAGCTCGGGCTGTCGCTCGAGGCCGGCATCTCGCAGCGGCAGATCAGCTTCATCGAGAGCGGGCGCAGCGTGCCGGGCCGCGACACGCTGCTGACGCTGGCCCAGGCGCTCGAGGTGCCGCTGCGCGAACGCAATGCCTTG contains:
- a CDS encoding carboxymuconolactone decarboxylase family protein yields the protein MSLYPVHTIESAPAQSQPVLRQLQQAFGLIPNVAATMAASPVLIRGFIGLFEQVHASSLTEPQIQVLLLTNAVVNASAWPVAFHTVLALQQGVPPADVEAIRRGELPEDPQLAALSALARKLIEQRGRLPEADREAFLAAGFSAPQVLEVVAVVAASTITNYSCGVTRPPLEAQFEAYAWQAPAV
- a CDS encoding LysR family transcriptional regulator, with amino-acid sequence MKTDITSDFAFFVQLAKLGSLSGAARSMGLTPPAATKRLGILEARLGARLVNRTTRSISLTPEGETYARYAARILEQVREMEDAIAGTPADPHGRLRVNATLGFGRTTIAPLVSEFAKRYPHVDVQFVVTDKPVDLVEGGFDMAIRFGELPDGRLRARRLMSNRRFLCASPKYLERAGTPLRKEDLVAHRCIIHSQNDDAHGVWNFIQDDHLEALKVNGSLSSNDGDIVLRWALDGHGILIRSEWDLAKYLQSGRLRLVLPEVVLPSADLYVYYPGQRKQSARSRAFIDFLVDHFQAPFIPVDVAQAAALAAPAPARSARRRRAATGSNEEA
- a CDS encoding SDR family NAD(P)-dependent oxidoreductase, with the protein product MTDSHSQATALIVGASRGLGFALVDQYLQRGWRVIATGRASSLGALRQRAERAGGLLEVETVDITVPEQVEALRRRLAGRRLELLFVNAGVKNDDGETIADVSTEEFVRVMVTNALSPMRVIERFESLVTAAGTIGLMSSGQGSVANNENGNYEVYRASKAALNMLMRSFAARHAGDPRTLLLMAPGWVRTDMGGPQARLGIDESIPRLVDTIAANAGRPGLQYLDYQGRVVPW
- a CDS encoding GNAT family N-acetyltransferase, whose protein sequence is MSDHEFAEFEADTVASYAAALVAAGDADSAAEFAASHFARLLPLGRATPGHQFFRLHDAAREMAVGRLWLGETSSARGRRAFLYDLLIEPGQRGQGLGAAALQAAEDWARARGLAHLDLNVFEHNVAARRLYDRSGYRQLGKCLSKALGGDDPA
- a CDS encoding mandelate racemase/muconate lactonizing enzyme family protein; this encodes MRIVEIREKTVPISSPIRNAYIDFSKMTLSLVAVITDVIRDGKPVVGYGFNSNGRYGQGTLMRERFIPRLLEADPASLVDDAGTNLDPHRIWATLFQNEKPGGHGERSVAIGTIDMAVWDAVAKIEGKPLFQLLADRYGDGQPDRKIFVYAAGGYYYPGQDHGKLKDEMRSYLDRGYTVVKKKIGGASLDEDLRRIDSILSVLGDGQKLAVDANGRFDLDTAVQYAKALSQYDLFWYEEPGDPLDFELQATLRNYYANPMATGEDLFSMQDARNLIRYGGMRADRDWLQFDCALSYGLVEYLRTLEMLREHGWSARRCIPHGGHQMSLNIAAGLGLGGNESYPDLFQPYGGFPDGVKVDNGYITMPELPGIGFEGKSDLIVEMRKLSD
- a CDS encoding LysR family transcriptional regulator, which translates into the protein MADSDLNLLVALDALLAEASVAGAARRLGLSASAMSRTLTRLREATGDPLLVRAGRQMLLTPHAEAIRSRTRDTLHEALAVLRPAGADLDLASLRRTLTIRSNEGFVEAFGAALVAAAAAEAPHLRLRFTAKPSKSAAALRDGSAELEIGVLGEMGPEVRLQALFRDRFVGVVRQGHALAREDVVSAEAYAGFGHVVASRHEDPRGPVDHALAGLGLQRTIVAVVPGFPAALAIARGTDLVALVPASFLVHRGAAAEDGLHVFELPVATARITVSQMWHPRLEADPVHRWLRQRVLAECRRLMPD
- the dctA gene encoding C4-dicarboxylate transporter DctA; this translates as MLVSRIRKSLSRLYVQVLIGILAGVVVGHFLPDLGSQLKPLGDLFIKLIRMALAPIIFASVVVGIARMNDLHEAGRVGVKALLYFEVASTLALLIGLVIVNLVRPGSGMNIDPATLDSASIATYTHAAQQHGMLEFFMSIVPGSIVGAFAKGEILPIIFFSVIFAIALAKLGPRTAPLVDMLDMFLQGMFGVVRIVMYVAPIGAFGGMAFTIGKYGIGTLASFGQLMLCLYLSSVLFVALGLGLAMRLCGLSLWKYLRYIKDEILITLGTASTEAVLPQMLLKMERMGCSRPVVGMVLPTGYTFNADGTAIYLTMAALFIAQAMNIHLSIWDQLLVLGVLLLTSKGSAGVAGAGFVALAATLATMRQIPVSGLVLLLGVDRFLNEARAVTNLIGNGVATVVVARWEGALDMDRARAVLDRTHHEEPALEAPHDAPPADAHAGAGLPLSGPGLG